The following are encoded in a window of Etheostoma cragini isolate CJK2018 chromosome 7, CSU_Ecrag_1.0, whole genome shotgun sequence genomic DNA:
- the irx7 gene encoding iroquois homeobox 7, with protein sequence MPASQTGIGGFFLERNLSMPTGYQIPLLGCPPGVQQQQQAQHLAAMAAGIPIAYSGLQGYNFIPYPHHRHITHMNNGFDFKAASPYHHALLARGGAFYPPYRPGAAEDPGRVAKVATRESTGALKAWLNEHLKNPYPTKGEKIMLAIITKMSLTQVSTWFANARRRLKKENRVSWACKGKSDEEDDEQEGESDDADTSVHTCHLDEGDEEGRQSDRADTDAHAESALDSSASVDARLEMPKQPSSEDEDRELALVKKVEKSDSDHTLSALESKENTASQKPKIWSLAETATSETVKKPLDNIYHPAGKLWAEWASRNGLFVPSCYTTHGIV encoded by the exons ATGCCCGCATCGCAAACTGGAATTGGCGGCTTTTTCTTGGAGCGGAACCTCAGCATGCCGACTGGATATCAGATCCCGCTGCTGGGATGCCCGCCGGGtgtgcaacagcagcagcaggctcaACATCTGGCAGCGATGGCAGCTGGAATTCCCATAGCGTACTCAGGACTCCAGGGATACAACTTCATCCCCTACCCACACCACAGGCACATCACACACATG AACAACGGTTTCGACTTTAAGGCCGCCTCTCCCTACCACCACGCGCTACTAGCTCGCGGGGGGGCTTTCTACCCCCCGTACCGCCCCGGGGCAGCCGAGGATCCCGGCAGGGTCGCCAAAGTGGCCACCCGAGAGAGCACCGGGGCGCTGAAGGCCTGGCTCAACGAGCACTTGAAGAACCCGTATCCGACCAAGGGCGAGAAGATCATGCTCGCCATCATCACGAAAATGAGCCTGACGCAGGTCTCCACCTGGTTCGCCAACGCACGGCGACGCCTGAAGAAGGAGAACCGGGTGAGCTGGGCGTGCAAGGGGAAGTCAGACGAGGAGGACGACgagcaggagggagagagcgaCGACGCAGACACTTCCGTGCACACCTGTCATCTGGATGAGGGGGACGAGGAAGGGCGTCAAAGCGACCGCGCAGACACCGATGCGCACGCCGAGAGCGCGTTGGACAGCTCGGCGTCGGTGGACGCGCGCTTGGAGATGCCGAAGCAGCCAAGCAGCGAGGATGAAGACAGAGAACTGGCACTTGTCAAGAAAGTTGAAAAGAGTGACTCTGATCACACGCTATCCGCTTTGGAGAGTAAAGAAAACACTGCGAGTCAGAAACCCAAAATCTGGTCTCTGGCCGAGACGGCCACGTCAGAAACTGTGAAGAAACCTCTGGACAATATCTACCACCCGGCCGGGAAACTGTGGGCTGAGTGGGCTTCAAGAAACGGACTGTTTGTTCCGTCATGTTACACCACTCATGGAATTGTCTAA